The Flavobacterium commune genome contains a region encoding:
- a CDS encoding bifunctional 3-deoxy-7-phosphoheptulonate synthase/chorismate mutase type II, whose amino-acid sequence MENTKEMRNWLDAFKLNHPFVIAGPCSAETEEQVLKIAHELKNSDVSVFRAGIWKPRTRPGGFEGIGEIGLKWLKKAKEETGLLMGTEVATAAHCKLALEYDIDVLWVGARTTANPFAVQEIADTLAGTDKIVLVKNPVNPDMALWLGGVERLHMAGIKNLGVIHRGFSTYEKTKYRNIPEWQIAIELQNKFPDLPLIIDPSHITGNRNMILEVTQEALDLNYDGMIIETHIDPDNAWSDAAQQVTPDALKQILKDLKVRKVSGDTADFEQKMTKLRANIDVLDANLLELLGKRMKVADEIGQVKKENNVAVLQNTRWNEIQEKMVAEGAKKGLSAEFITKLFKSIHQESIEHQEKIING is encoded by the coding sequence ATGGAAAACACAAAAGAAATGAGAAATTGGTTGGATGCTTTCAAATTGAATCATCCATTTGTGATAGCAGGACCTTGTAGTGCTGAAACTGAAGAGCAAGTATTAAAAATTGCTCACGAATTGAAAAATTCTGATGTAAGCGTATTTAGAGCAGGAATTTGGAAACCAAGAACTCGTCCGGGAGGATTTGAAGGAATTGGAGAGATAGGATTAAAATGGTTGAAAAAAGCTAAAGAAGAAACAGGATTGTTGATGGGAACTGAGGTTGCTACAGCGGCTCACTGTAAATTAGCTTTAGAATATGATATCGATGTATTATGGGTTGGAGCTCGTACAACGGCTAATCCATTTGCAGTTCAGGAAATTGCTGATACATTGGCAGGAACTGATAAAATTGTTTTGGTTAAAAACCCGGTAAACCCTGATATGGCTTTATGGCTTGGTGGTGTTGAGCGTTTACACATGGCTGGTATCAAGAATTTAGGAGTAATCCACAGAGGTTTCTCTACTTATGAGAAAACTAAATACAGAAATATTCCAGAATGGCAAATTGCTATCGAATTGCAAAATAAATTCCCTGATTTACCATTAATCATCGATCCATCTCACATTACAGGAAACCGTAATATGATTCTTGAAGTAACTCAGGAAGCTTTAGATTTGAACTATGATGGTATGATTATCGAAACGCATATTGACCCGGATAATGCTTGGTCTGATGCTGCTCAACAAGTTACTCCAGATGCGTTAAAACAAATCCTGAAAGACTTAAAAGTGAGAAAAGTGAGCGGTGATACTGCTGATTTCGAACAAAAAATGACGAAATTAAGAGCTAATATCGATGTTTTGGATGCTAACTTATTAGAGCTTTTAGGAAAAAGAATGAAAGTTGCTGACGAAATTGGTCAGGTGAAAAAAGAAAACAATGTAGCTGTTCTGCAAAACACTCGTTGGAATGAAATCCAGGAGAAAATGGTGGCAGAAGGAGCTAAGAAAGGATTGTCTGCTGAATTTATCACCAAATTATTCAAATCAATTCACCAAGAGAGTATTGAGCACCAAGAGAAAATTATCAACGGATAA
- a CDS encoding DUF7793 family protein gives MKDSSVKNDYIEFWLENGIMFSRFREGVEVDLERMKGVVRLREEISEGKNQYWLYDLSNVKNITKEARDYADQYGQNCLHAVAVLVNSHITKFIYNTYIKLKKPIMPFLVFTNKEKALAWLLEVKEQS, from the coding sequence ATGAAAGATAGTTCAGTTAAAAATGATTATATAGAGTTTTGGTTAGAGAATGGGATAATGTTTTCAAGATTCCGTGAAGGAGTAGAAGTTGATCTTGAGAGGATGAAAGGTGTTGTCAGGCTTAGAGAAGAAATTTCAGAAGGGAAAAATCAATATTGGTTATATGATTTAAGCAATGTGAAAAACATTACTAAAGAAGCTCGAGATTATGCTGATCAGTATGGTCAAAATTGTTTACATGCTGTGGCGGTATTAGTGAATTCTCATATAACAAAGTTTATTTATAACACTTATATCAAATTAAAAAAACCTATTATGCCCTTTTTAGTTTTTACAAATAAAGAGAAGGCATTAGCTTGGTTATTAGAAGTTAAAGAACAGAGTTAA
- a CDS encoding hybrid sensor histidine kinase/response regulator, translating into MSKLEKILALVRSINQDEFQEQLTHGDSLDDVYEELLFLAEKIDSKKKRTAVIVEQISNCFAGDFFNYLPISDAHDELDVFCMGFNTYIEELKAAMVSKKLVETINEKLVEEKERTEKLTLSRDQFLSNISHEIRTPLNGILGFTDLLLNSPVLGSEEKSQLEYIRMSGDILLVIINDILDLAKMEAKQTVFSNKPFQISQLTRVVQETFLTKFQQKQIDFKISIDEELPTVLNGDSVRITQILFNLINNSIKLTPEKGKIRLKIKFKDEEDDFYVVKFVISDSGKGIAEDKLAEVFNPFVQLSDDADSGLGLTIVRKIVYLMKGDIQVKSQPANGTKFIITLPFSKNDYYFSVSKSFIDKKPSDKKTNTKDRSTRILLAEDNRINQVLVQKLLSKFNMECVVVANGQLAVDAVIAEDFDVIIMDLMMPVMNGYEAASAIRNLKNHTKKNIPIVALSAVVTSTVTNACKAVGINQYISKPFDSAELHAVIVALIGNE; encoded by the coding sequence ATGTCTAAACTGGAAAAAATATTAGCCCTGGTGCGCTCCATAAACCAAGATGAGTTTCAGGAGCAACTAACTCATGGAGATAGTTTAGATGATGTTTATGAGGAATTGTTGTTTTTGGCTGAGAAAATTGATTCCAAAAAGAAAAGAACTGCTGTTATTGTTGAGCAAATATCCAATTGTTTTGCAGGAGATTTTTTCAATTATTTGCCCATTTCAGATGCGCATGATGAGCTGGATGTATTTTGCATGGGGTTCAATACTTATATTGAAGAGCTAAAAGCAGCTATGGTTTCTAAAAAATTAGTAGAAACTATAAATGAAAAATTGGTTGAAGAAAAAGAGCGTACCGAAAAATTAACATTGTCAAGAGATCAATTTTTGTCTAATATTAGTCACGAAATACGTACTCCGCTTAACGGGATTTTAGGATTTACCGATTTATTATTAAATAGTCCGGTATTAGGTTCAGAGGAGAAGAGTCAATTAGAATACATCAGGATGTCGGGAGATATTTTGTTAGTAATTATCAATGATATTCTGGATTTAGCTAAAATGGAGGCAAAACAGACTGTTTTTTCAAATAAACCATTTCAAATAAGTCAATTAACCAGAGTAGTGCAGGAAACTTTTTTGACAAAGTTCCAGCAAAAGCAAATAGATTTTAAAATATCCATCGATGAAGAGTTACCAACGGTTTTAAATGGCGATTCGGTTAGAATTACTCAAATTTTATTTAATTTAATCAATAATTCCATCAAGCTTACGCCTGAAAAAGGGAAAATCAGATTAAAAATTAAGTTTAAGGATGAGGAGGATGATTTTTATGTGGTAAAGTTTGTTATTAGTGATTCCGGAAAGGGAATAGCCGAGGATAAATTAGCCGAAGTTTTTAATCCTTTTGTTCAGCTGAGTGATGATGCTGATTCGGGTCTTGGTTTAACCATTGTCAGAAAGATTGTTTATTTAATGAAAGGCGATATTCAGGTAAAGAGTCAGCCGGCTAACGGAACTAAATTTATTATAACACTTCCTTTTTCAAAAAATGATTATTATTTCTCGGTGTCTAAATCTTTTATAGACAAAAAACCGTCTGATAAAAAAACAAATACTAAAGACCGGAGTACCAGAATACTTTTGGCCGAAGACAATCGCATTAATCAGGTTTTAGTGCAAAAACTGTTGTCAAAATTTAACATGGAATGTGTAGTAGTTGCTAATGGGCAATTAGCCGTTGATGCTGTTATTGCAGAAGATTTTGATGTCATCATAATGGATTTGATGATGCCGGTTATGAATGGTTACGAAGCGGCTTCGGCAATCCGAAATTTAAAAAACCATACTAAAAAAAACATCCCAATTGTTGCCCTCTCTGCCGTAGTTACCAGTACGGTTACTAATGCCTGTAAAGCAGTAGGGATTAACCAATATATTTCCAAGCCTTTTGATTCGGCTGAATTGCATGCTGTTATTGTAGCGCTTATTGGGAATGAGTAA
- a CDS encoding aminotransferase class I/II-fold pyridoxal phosphate-dependent enzyme, with protein sequence MAKIKHTNTYDVVDHIFTAAKEKGIMHINSEEQSFNGEKFTIKGRELVNFGTCGYLGLEKHPKILAKSHELLDKYGSHFSISRTFIKAPYLEELENLVSRIFDNRPVIIYTSTSVAHQSIIGTIVESNDLIILDQQVHYSVQYPSQFAKLQGTMVKMIRHNNMEMLEDFIKRGYNQYNKIWYMADGVYSMYGDLPHKKELLYLLEKYPKLHLYFDDAHGVGWTGNKGCGTVFGSFKYNERVVLISTLAKGFGSIGGIAIFNDKEMYRKINIYGGVLAYTHPLSPANVGAAIGSAEILLSDEIDEYQNELKELIKYLNIKLAEFNLTNTSSEETPIYFIGTGSAKVTHNLIQKVLADGFYVNTATYPVVPNDKTGLRFTLTRHNTKKDIDQLVSSINKNFHLAVEEENEDLEKIYKVFNIPFKGKLIEKIIEEKNVFVEKYKSISEIEPCLWDRFFSDKGNYSYNGLKCIEEIFSNNDKVEENWSFHYVIIKDKDGNVVLATFFTGAIYKDDMLSHTNVSRQIEEERKHNPYYLCSQTLAMGCLFTEGTHLYIDAEHVLVNQALNSFFVEVEKIKNETNSKVVILRDFQSDFKFQQVFENEGYVRVSMPNTNIVSLPKWNTKDELLSFLSSKNSINNIKRYVFKYEDQYDISIKKTLTDAEAEKHYQLFTNIKKANYAFNFFSYPNKIAKILSQYEDWEFIEFRIKDSEELIGCIWHFVGKNHSCPLVVGLNYDYVKSHHLYKQVMYYMVKRGNDLGKSKTYLGITSDYEKQKYAAVSMPTFAYIRIQDTYNSEIINSYSNM encoded by the coding sequence TTGGCAAAAATTAAACACACTAACACTTATGATGTAGTCGATCATATTTTTACTGCAGCTAAAGAAAAAGGAATTATGCATATTAATTCTGAAGAGCAAAGTTTTAATGGCGAAAAATTTACTATTAAAGGACGTGAATTAGTGAATTTTGGTACCTGTGGTTATTTAGGATTAGAAAAACACCCCAAAATATTAGCTAAAAGTCATGAATTATTGGATAAATACGGGTCGCATTTTTCAATTTCCAGAACTTTTATAAAAGCACCTTATCTTGAAGAATTAGAGAATTTAGTTAGTAGAATCTTTGATAATCGCCCTGTTATTATTTATACGTCAACTTCTGTTGCTCATCAATCTATTATTGGGACTATAGTTGAATCAAATGATTTGATTATTCTGGATCAACAAGTGCATTATAGTGTTCAATATCCTTCTCAATTTGCAAAATTGCAAGGAACTATGGTAAAGATGATTCGGCATAATAATATGGAAATGTTGGAGGATTTCATTAAACGAGGTTATAATCAATACAATAAAATTTGGTATATGGCTGATGGGGTTTATTCAATGTATGGGGATTTGCCGCATAAGAAAGAATTACTTTATTTATTAGAAAAATATCCAAAATTACATTTGTATTTTGATGACGCACACGGGGTAGGCTGGACTGGGAATAAAGGATGTGGTACAGTGTTCGGGAGTTTTAAGTATAATGAAAGAGTAGTTTTGATTAGTACTTTAGCAAAAGGTTTTGGGAGTATAGGTGGTATTGCTATTTTTAATGATAAAGAAATGTATCGGAAAATAAACATATATGGAGGAGTTTTGGCATATACGCATCCTTTATCTCCTGCCAATGTTGGGGCTGCTATTGGTTCGGCAGAAATCTTACTTTCGGATGAAATAGATGAGTATCAAAATGAGTTGAAAGAGTTAATTAAGTATTTAAATATTAAATTGGCGGAGTTTAATTTGACTAATACTTCTTCAGAGGAAACTCCTATTTATTTTATTGGTACAGGTTCGGCAAAAGTGACACATAATTTAATTCAGAAAGTTCTGGCTGATGGTTTTTATGTAAATACGGCAACATATCCAGTTGTACCCAATGATAAAACAGGATTGCGTTTTACATTAACTAGGCATAATACTAAAAAAGATATTGATCAATTAGTTTCTTCAATAAATAAAAATTTTCATTTAGCTGTTGAAGAGGAAAATGAGGATTTAGAGAAAATTTATAAAGTGTTCAATATTCCTTTTAAAGGAAAACTAATAGAAAAGATTATTGAGGAGAAGAATGTTTTTGTTGAGAAATATAAAAGTATCAGTGAAATAGAGCCTTGTTTATGGGATCGTTTTTTTAGTGATAAAGGAAATTATTCTTATAACGGTTTGAAGTGTATTGAAGAAATTTTTTCAAATAATGATAAAGTAGAAGAGAACTGGAGTTTTCATTATGTAATCATTAAAGATAAAGATGGAAATGTTGTATTAGCTACTTTTTTTACAGGAGCTATTTATAAGGATGATATGTTGTCTCATACTAATGTGTCCAGACAGATAGAGGAAGAACGTAAACATAATCCTTATTATCTTTGTTCGCAAACATTAGCAATGGGATGTTTATTTACCGAAGGGACACATTTGTATATAGATGCAGAACACGTTTTGGTAAATCAGGCATTAAACAGTTTTTTTGTTGAAGTTGAAAAAATAAAAAATGAAACTAATTCTAAAGTAGTTATTTTGAGAGATTTTCAATCCGATTTTAAATTTCAACAAGTATTTGAAAATGAAGGTTATGTAAGAGTGAGTATGCCTAATACTAATATTGTTTCGCTTCCAAAATGGAATACAAAAGATGAGTTGTTGTCATTTTTGAGTTCTAAAAATAGTATAAACAATATAAAACGTTATGTTTTTAAATATGAAGATCAATATGATATTTCGATTAAAAAAACATTGACAGATGCTGAAGCTGAAAAACATTATCAATTGTTTACCAATATTAAAAAAGCAAATTATGCGTTTAATTTCTTTTCATATCCTAACAAAATAGCCAAAATTTTATCTCAATATGAAGACTGGGAATTTATAGAATTCCGTATTAAAGATTCTGAAGAATTGATTGGTTGTATATGGCATTTTGTAGGTAAAAATCATTCCTGTCCTCTTGTTGTTGGTTTGAATTATGATTATGTTAAGTCTCATCATTTGTACAAACAAGTGATGTATTATATGGTAAAAAGAGGTAATGATTTAGGGAAATCAAAAACATATTTAGGAATAACATCTGATTATGAAAAACAAAAGTATGCTGCAGTTAGTATGCCAACTTTTGCTTATATTAGAATTCAGGATACATACAATTCAGAGATTATTAATTCTTATTCAAATATGTAA
- a CDS encoding DUF3857 domain-containing protein: MKIKKIQFAIISMFFAFQLQAQKSEYPLLLIADSLKENANAVIRLNQIDVVISSQRSMNIKTKRVITVFNESGLSSIDAYENYDKKSSVKAIEVKVVDVFGNEIKKIRRKEFKDVSAISGSTLFSDNRYIYLDYTPTQYPFTVIYESEIETSNTAFIPSWFPVQDYLVGVEESVLNVTYPSILGFKKKEFNFSGFNIQKTTDTNTQLSYKATGILAQKQEPYCATAVIFPRLMMGLEYFNLEGEDGTATSWEEFGKWYYDEILTGTTQLSPETVNKIKTLVGNETEPVKKAKLIYDYVQKKSRYVSIQVGIGGWKPMLADDVDRLGYGDCKALTNYTRALLDIVGVPSYNTILYGDTQKKDIVSDFVSIQGNHMILAIPVENDYVWLECTSQDDPFGYQGKFTDDRTVLVIKPTGGEIVHTKIYEDKANLQNSKGTYTIDEKGNLSGNIIIASEGSQYSNKASLEHSQPNDKETHYKEYWSNINNLKLNKINFSNNKEKIVFVEDVVVDAVNYAAVSGAKMIFTLNAYNQFTGSVKRIRNRKNPFEIQRGYVDVDEVEVAMPLNYAIEFLPSNFELSSKFGEYKTEIIKKDATHLVYKRTLFIHKGFYPNTEYDQYRLFMEQVSRNDNAKIILTKI; this comes from the coding sequence ATGAAAATCAAGAAAATACAATTTGCAATAATCTCAATGTTTTTTGCATTTCAACTTCAGGCACAAAAAAGCGAGTATCCTCTATTACTTATTGCTGATAGTTTAAAAGAAAATGCGAATGCTGTTATTCGACTAAATCAAATAGATGTTGTTATTTCTTCGCAAAGAAGTATGAATATTAAAACTAAAAGAGTAATCACTGTTTTTAATGAAAGTGGTTTGTCTTCAATAGATGCTTATGAAAATTATGACAAAAAAAGCTCAGTAAAAGCTATTGAAGTAAAAGTTGTTGATGTCTTTGGTAATGAAATCAAGAAAATAAGGAGAAAGGAATTTAAAGATGTAAGTGCCATAAGTGGCAGTACTCTTTTTTCAGACAACAGGTATATTTACCTGGATTATACGCCTACACAATATCCTTTTACAGTAATTTACGAAAGTGAAATAGAGACCTCAAATACGGCTTTTATACCTAGTTGGTTTCCGGTTCAGGATTATCTTGTAGGAGTGGAAGAGAGTGTTTTAAATGTTACTTATCCCAGTATTCTTGGTTTTAAAAAGAAAGAATTTAATTTCTCGGGTTTTAATATTCAAAAAACTACTGATACTAATACACAGCTGAGTTATAAAGCCACCGGAATTTTAGCTCAAAAACAAGAACCTTATTGTGCTACTGCTGTTATTTTTCCAAGATTAATGATGGGGTTAGAGTACTTTAATCTGGAAGGAGAAGATGGAACGGCAACCTCTTGGGAGGAATTTGGTAAATGGTATTATGACGAAATTTTGACAGGGACCACTCAATTATCTCCTGAAACTGTCAATAAAATAAAAACTCTTGTTGGAAATGAAACAGAACCTGTTAAGAAAGCTAAGTTGATTTATGATTATGTTCAAAAAAAATCAAGATATGTTAGTATTCAAGTAGGTATAGGAGGATGGAAACCAATGTTAGCTGATGATGTTGATCGATTAGGTTATGGTGATTGTAAAGCATTGACTAATTACACCAGAGCACTTTTGGATATTGTTGGAGTACCGTCTTACAACACAATTTTATATGGCGATACTCAAAAAAAGGATATTGTTTCGGATTTTGTTTCTATACAGGGGAATCACATGATATTAGCAATTCCTGTTGAGAATGATTATGTGTGGTTAGAGTGTACCAGTCAGGATGATCCTTTTGGATACCAGGGTAAATTTACTGATGACAGAACTGTATTGGTAATAAAACCAACTGGGGGAGAAATTGTTCATACTAAAATTTATGAGGATAAAGCTAATCTGCAAAATAGCAAAGGAACTTATACCATTGATGAAAAAGGAAATTTATCAGGAAACATAATTATTGCTTCAGAAGGTTCTCAATACAGTAACAAAGCAAGTTTAGAACATAGTCAGCCAAACGATAAGGAAACGCATTATAAGGAATATTGGAGTAATATTAATAATCTTAAATTAAATAAAATTAATTTTTCTAATAATAAAGAAAAGATAGTATTTGTAGAGGATGTGGTTGTAGATGCGGTTAATTATGCTGCTGTTTCGGGAGCAAAAATGATTTTTACGCTCAATGCTTACAATCAATTTACGGGTTCCGTGAAGCGAATTAGAAACCGTAAAAATCCATTCGAAATTCAGCGTGGGTATGTAGATGTTGATGAGGTTGAAGTTGCAATGCCTTTGAATTATGCTATTGAATTTCTTCCGTCTAATTTTGAATTGAGTTCAAAGTTTGGAGAATATAAGACTGAAATTATAAAAAAAGATGCTACTCACTTAGTTTATAAAAGAACTTTATTTATCCATAAAGGGTTTTATCCTAATACCGAATACGATCAATACCGTCTCTTCATGGAGCAGGTTTCCAGAAATGACAATGCTAAAATTATCTTAACCAAAATTTAA
- a CDS encoding DUF7793 family protein: MKEAENDFIKFWIEDGILYSQFKKVTEGTIETLKSIIDLRTEISAGEKQYWCYDFNGIKSYNKEARDYADQYGQDHLYACAVVLNSHVVKYILNTFMLLKNSTVPLKGFTKKDDAVNWLKELKKKEKH, translated from the coding sequence ATGAAAGAAGCCGAAAATGATTTTATTAAATTTTGGATAGAAGATGGAATCCTGTATTCTCAATTTAAAAAAGTAACGGAAGGCACTATCGAAACTTTAAAATCAATAATTGACCTGCGAACTGAAATATCAGCTGGTGAAAAGCAATATTGGTGTTATGATTTTAACGGAATTAAATCCTATAATAAAGAGGCTCGTGATTATGCTGATCAATATGGACAAGATCATCTTTATGCCTGTGCAGTAGTGTTGAATTCCCATGTTGTCAAATATATTCTTAATACTTTTATGCTCTTAAAGAATAGTACAGTTCCTTTAAAGGGTTTTACTAAAAAAGATGATGCAGTCAATTGGTTGAAAGAATTAAAAAAGAAAGAGAAACACTAA
- the dtd gene encoding D-aminoacyl-tRNA deacylase has product MRVVIQRVSSASVTIDNKIVAEINKGLLVLVGVEDADTQEDIDWLIAKIAKIRIFGDESNVMNLSVQDVDGDIIVVSQFTLHAGTKKGNRPSYIKASKPEIAIPLYENFVRKLESEIGKKVQTGEFGADMKVALLNDGPVTIWIDSKNRE; this is encoded by the coding sequence ATGAGAGTTGTAATTCAAAGAGTTTCGTCGGCATCGGTTACTATAGATAATAAAATTGTTGCTGAAATAAATAAAGGTTTATTGGTTCTTGTTGGTGTTGAAGATGCCGATACACAAGAAGATATTGATTGGTTAATTGCTAAAATTGCTAAAATTCGCATTTTTGGTGATGAAAGCAATGTGATGAATCTATCAGTCCAAGATGTTGATGGAGATATTATTGTAGTGAGTCAATTTACACTTCATGCTGGCACTAAAAAAGGAAACAGACCTTCTTATATAAAAGCGTCCAAACCTGAAATTGCGATTCCGCTTTATGAAAATTTTGTTCGAAAATTAGAATCAGAAATTGGTAAAAAAGTTCAAACCGGTGAATTTGGTGCTGATATGAAAGTAGCCCTACTTAATGATGGTCCTGTAACTATATGGATCGATAGTAAAAACAGGGAATAA
- a CDS encoding DUF7793 family protein codes for MNELKEPIEIDLKIMSKLIELRHEISKNTNQYWCMDGAKIVSLNKEARDYTEKYGQDFIHANAMMVDSHVTKFIYNMYVKLKSPGFPFQVFTDREKAVKWLLEIKSENEKK; via the coding sequence ATAAATGAACTTAAAGAACCTATTGAAATTGATTTAAAAATTATGTCTAAATTAATAGAATTAAGGCATGAAATTTCGAAAAATACGAATCAATATTGGTGTATGGATGGTGCAAAAATAGTTTCCCTCAATAAAGAAGCAAGAGATTATACGGAAAAATATGGTCAAGATTTTATTCATGCAAATGCAATGATGGTTGATTCACATGTTACAAAATTTATATATAATATGTATGTGAAATTAAAATCACCTGGTTTTCCTTTTCAGGTATTTACCGATAGAGAAAAAGCAGTTAAATGGTTGTTGGAAATAAAGTCAGAAAATGAAAAAAAATGA
- the rsgA gene encoding ribosome small subunit-dependent GTPase A encodes MTGIVYKSTGSWYTVKSDEGNFVECRIKGKFRMKGIKSTNPIAVGDRVDFELEESNAQITGVINTIQDRKNYIVRKSVNLSKQTHIIASNIDIVFLLVTINNPPTTTSFIDRFLVTAEAYGIEAILVFNKIDTFDEAALDEQLFLQYTYENIGYQCLRVSAQERKGLDKLIDLMKDKVSMFSGHSGVGKSTLVNAIEPTLNLKTKQISESHSQGQHTTTFAEMFDLSFGAKIIDTPGIRGFGVVDMEKEEISGYFPEFFKLKDKCKFNNCLHKEEPKCAIKEALEKEEISWSRYNSYLKLLEGDDEHYRTDIYDEDRKNSDKSRG; translated from the coding sequence ATGACAGGAATCGTTTATAAATCAACAGGAAGCTGGTACACGGTAAAATCCGATGAAGGGAATTTTGTAGAGTGTAGAATAAAAGGAAAGTTTAGGATGAAAGGTATTAAAAGTACTAATCCTATCGCTGTAGGCGACCGTGTTGATTTTGAATTAGAAGAATCAAATGCCCAGATAACAGGTGTGATTAATACTATTCAGGACAGGAAAAATTATATTGTCAGAAAATCGGTTAATCTTTCCAAACAAACCCATATCATTGCTTCTAATATTGATATTGTTTTCTTGTTGGTAACGATTAATAATCCGCCAACTACCACCAGTTTTATTGATCGTTTTTTGGTGACTGCTGAGGCTTATGGCATCGAAGCTATTTTAGTGTTTAATAAGATTGATACTTTTGATGAAGCAGCCTTGGATGAGCAGTTGTTCCTGCAATATACTTATGAAAATATCGGTTACCAATGTTTGCGTGTTTCCGCACAAGAGCGTAAAGGTCTGGATAAGCTGATTGATTTGATGAAAGATAAGGTAAGTATGTTTTCGGGGCATTCGGGAGTTGGAAAATCAACTTTGGTGAATGCTATAGAACCTACTTTGAATTTAAAGACTAAACAAATATCTGAATCTCATTCGCAAGGACAGCATACCACTACTTTTGCCGAAATGTTTGATCTTTCTTTTGGAGCTAAAATTATTGATACTCCCGGAATTCGTGGTTTTGGAGTGGTAGATATGGAAAAAGAAGAAATTAGTGGATATTTTCCAGAGTTCTTTAAGTTGAAAGATAAATGTAAGTTTAATAATTGCCTTCATAAGGAAGAACCTAAATGTGCTATAAAAGAAGCTTTAGAGAAAGAAGAAATTTCGTGGTCGCGTTACAATAGTTATCTTAAATTGTTAGAAGGAGATGACGAACATTACCGTACCGATATTTATGACGAGGACAGAAAGAATAGTGATAAATCCAGAGGTTAA
- a CDS encoding prephenate dehydrogenase, giving the protein MKVFVIGIGLIGGSMVLDIKALYPEATIYGIDNNDKHLQQALELGVIDVAATMEDLQEADFVIVSVPVNVAISLLPKVLDLVGENAIVLEVGSTKNPICKAVANHPKRRNFIATHPIAGTEFSGPSAALRNLFRDKTNIICEVEKTAFKLQEKALEVFKAMGMRIRYMDPKSHDKHIAYVSHLSHISSFMLGKTVINKEKHEQDIFDMAGSGFESTVRLAKSSPAMWTPIFEQNKAQVLESLEEYISNLTQFRDLLVQDDYNAIYEEMASVNKIREILNGISVKK; this is encoded by the coding sequence ATGAAAGTATTTGTAATAGGTATAGGATTAATAGGTGGTTCGATGGTTTTAGACATCAAAGCACTTTATCCGGAAGCTACTATTTACGGAATAGACAATAACGACAAACATTTGCAGCAAGCATTAGAGTTAGGAGTTATTGATGTTGCGGCTACAATGGAAGATTTGCAGGAAGCAGATTTTGTAATTGTGTCGGTTCCTGTAAATGTTGCCATTAGTTTATTGCCTAAAGTACTGGATTTAGTTGGAGAAAATGCCATTGTTTTAGAAGTAGGTTCGACTAAGAATCCAATTTGTAAAGCGGTAGCGAATCATCCTAAAAGAAGAAATTTTATTGCCACTCATCCTATTGCCGGAACGGAATTTTCGGGGCCTTCGGCAGCTTTGAGAAATTTGTTTAGAGATAAAACAAATATCATTTGCGAAGTAGAAAAAACGGCTTTCAAATTACAGGAAAAAGCCTTGGAAGTGTTTAAAGCTATGGGAATGCGTATTCGTTATATGGATCCAAAATCGCATGATAAACACATTGCTTATGTTTCGCATTTATCGCACATTAGTTCCTTTATGTTAGGAAAAACAGTGATTAATAAAGAAAAACACGAGCAGGATATTTTTGATATGGCGGGTTCCGGTTTTGAAAGTACGGTGCGTTTAGCTAAAAGTTCACCAGCGATGTGGACGCCAATTTTCGAACAGAATAAAGCACAGGTTTTAGAATCATTAGAAGAATATATTTCGAATCTGACTCAGTTTAGAGATTTATTAGTACAGGATGATTACAATGCAATTTATGAAGAAATGGCAAGCGTAAATAAAATCAGAGAAATACTAAACGGAATAAGCGTTAAAAAATAG